One part of the Streptomyces lienomycini genome encodes these proteins:
- a CDS encoding VOC family protein, whose translation MVHVLSSRTLLRPTDPDRSRAFYGEQLGLAVHREFGTGPERGTVYFLGGGFLELSGRSEAPLDPALALWLQVEDAAAVHAELRARGVAIVRPPVKEPWGLVEMWIADPDGTRIVLVEVPAEHPLRYRPGI comes from the coding sequence ATGGTGCATGTACTCAGCAGCAGGACCCTGCTCCGCCCGACCGATCCCGACCGATCCCGTGCCTTCTACGGCGAGCAGCTCGGTCTCGCCGTCCACCGGGAGTTCGGCACCGGCCCGGAGCGGGGCACCGTGTACTTCCTCGGCGGCGGCTTCCTGGAGCTCTCGGGACGCTCCGAGGCCCCCCTCGACCCCGCGCTCGCGCTGTGGCTCCAGGTCGAGGACGCCGCGGCGGTCCACGCCGAGCTGCGTGCCAGGGGCGTCGCGATCGTGCGGCCTCCGGTGAAGGAGCCGTGGGGGCTGGTGGAGATGTGGATCGCGGACCCGGACGGCACCCGGATCGTGCTGGTGGAGGTGCCCGCGGAGCATCCGCTGCGCTACCGGCCCGGGATCTGA
- a CDS encoding GNAT family N-acetyltransferase — protein sequence MNTAAPSPLTYRDATEADADVDAIVALIESAYRGDSSRAGWTTEADILQGQRTDPQGVLEVVKSPDSRLLTAERDGRIVACCQLEHRGPHAYFGMFAVSPALQGEGLGRTVIAEAERRARETWGVTEMHMTVISVREDLIAWYERRGYRRTGEMTPFPYGDERFGIPQRDDLRFELLVKQLV from the coding sequence ATGAACACCGCCGCCCCCAGCCCCCTCACCTATCGCGACGCCACCGAGGCCGACGCCGACGTCGACGCGATCGTCGCGCTCATCGAGTCCGCGTACCGGGGCGACTCCAGCCGGGCCGGCTGGACGACCGAGGCCGACATACTCCAGGGGCAGCGCACCGACCCCCAGGGGGTGCTGGAGGTCGTCAAGTCGCCGGACAGCCGCCTGCTGACGGCGGAGCGGGACGGCCGGATCGTGGCCTGCTGCCAGCTGGAGCACCGCGGACCGCACGCCTACTTCGGGATGTTCGCCGTCAGCCCCGCCCTCCAGGGCGAGGGCCTCGGCAGGACGGTCATCGCGGAGGCGGAGCGGCGGGCCCGCGAGACGTGGGGGGTGACGGAGATGCACATGACCGTGATCTCGGTGCGCGAGGACCTCATCGCCTGGTACGAGCGCCGCGGCTACCGCCGTACGGGAGAGATGACGCCCTTTCCGTACGGCGACGAGCGCTTCGGCATTCCGCAGCGGGACGACCTGCGGTTCGAACTGCTGGTCAAGCAGCTGGTGTGA
- a CDS encoding VOC family protein, with protein MKLHEPVTGGPCWAELGTTDLEAAKRFYTKLFGWYPTTDPRQQAGGYTIARIGDAAVAALTPLYQPGQPVAWNVSFAVRDADAAVRQVAAAGGTVLQGPTDVFDSGRFVVVADPAGALFQLWQRRSFPGAGLFNAPGSLGWVELLTREPDRAADFYTTVFGWSVTASESYPQWGIDGADFGGMVTMDEKFPHEVPAHWLPYFAVADVNTAAVDTTDGGGTVLMEPTSVPDGPRIAVLRDPQGAMFGVYRAGDER; from the coding sequence ATGAAGCTCCACGAACCGGTGACCGGCGGGCCCTGCTGGGCGGAGCTGGGGACCACCGACCTGGAAGCCGCCAAGCGGTTCTACACCAAGCTGTTCGGCTGGTATCCCACGACGGACCCGCGGCAGCAGGCGGGCGGCTACACGATCGCCCGGATCGGCGACGCGGCGGTCGCCGCGCTGACGCCGCTGTACCAGCCGGGTCAGCCGGTCGCGTGGAACGTGTCGTTCGCGGTGCGCGACGCGGACGCCGCCGTGCGGCAGGTCGCGGCGGCCGGCGGGACGGTCCTGCAGGGGCCCACGGACGTCTTCGACTCGGGCCGGTTCGTGGTCGTCGCCGATCCGGCCGGGGCGTTGTTCCAGTTGTGGCAGCGGCGTTCCTTCCCCGGCGCGGGGCTGTTCAACGCGCCCGGCTCGCTGGGCTGGGTGGAGCTGCTCACCCGGGAGCCCGACCGGGCCGCCGACTTCTACACCACGGTCTTCGGCTGGAGCGTGACCGCCTCGGAGAGCTATCCGCAGTGGGGGATCGACGGGGCGGACTTCGGCGGCATGGTGACGATGGACGAGAAGTTCCCGCACGAGGTTCCGGCGCACTGGCTGCCCTACTTCGCGGTGGCGGACGTGAACACCGCCGCGGTCGACACGACCGACGGCGGCGGCACCGTGCTCATGGAGCCCACCTCCGTGCCCGACGGGCCGCGCATCGCCGTCCTGCGCGATCCGCAGGGAGCGA